One Castanea sativa cultivar Marrone di Chiusa Pesio chromosome 4, ASM4071231v1 DNA window includes the following coding sequences:
- the LOC142631886 gene encoding uncharacterized protein LOC142631886 isoform X1 codes for MTVPISSRLCLPLTTATTSLSSSSSSSCSSSDFPSKSLKTLHTASPNFSLHSPSSPSSSSFPHSQHTCTRKHKRSLSTPTWLCGHMRRDQDMDNWNYEEEKVFSKFGSDEEAGNQIPTQAQTIVEGSAAVLMSEFKPVPDVDYLQELLAIQQQGPRSIGFFGTRNMGFMHQELIEILSYAMVITKNHIYTSGASGTNAAVIRGALRAERPELLTVILPQSLKKQPPESQELLSKVKNVIEKPHNDHLPLLEASRLCNMDIISHVQQVICFAFHDSKLLMETCQEAKNMRKIVTLFYLD; via the exons aTGACTGTACCTATATCTTCAAGGCTGTGTTTGCCTCTGACCACTGCCActacttctctctcttcttcttcttcctcttcttgttcttcatcaGACTTTCCTTCCAAATCCCTGAAAACCCTTCACACTGCAAGCCCCAATTTCAGTCTCCACTCTCCCTCTTccccttcatcttcttcattccCTCATTCTCAACACACATGTACTCGAAAACACAAACGATCTCTCTCCACACCAACG TGGCTTTGTGGACATATGAGAAGAGATCAAGACATGGATAATTGGAACTATGAAGAGGAGAAGGTGTTTAGCAAGTTTGGTTCAGATGAAGAGGCTGGCAATCAAATTCCAACTCAAGCCCAAACTATTGTAGAAGGATCAGCGGCAGTTCTGATGTCAGAGTTTAAACCTGTTCCAGATGTAGATTATCTACAG GAGCTATTGGCTATTCAGCAACAAGGGCCAAGATCTATTGGTTTTTTTGGGACAAGGAATATGGGTTTCATGCATCAAGAACTTATTGAGATTCTTAGCTATGCTATGGTTATAACC AAGAATCACATTTATACATCAGGAGCATCTGGAACTAATGCAGCTGTCATCAGAGGTGCTTTAAGAGCTGAGAGGCCAGAGCTGCTTACAGTGATTTTGCCTCAAAGTTTGAAAAAGCAACCTCCTGAGAGCCAGGAGTTATTATCGAAA GTGAAGAATGTGATAGAGAAGCCTCACAATGATCATCTACCCCTATTAGAAGCCAGCAg GTTGTGCAACATGGATATCATTTCACATGTACAACAAGTCATTTGCTTTGCATTCCATGACAGTAAGTTGCTTATGGAAACCTGTCAAGAGGCCAAAAATATGCGCAAGATCGTGACCCTCTTCTACTTGGACTAG
- the LOC142631886 gene encoding uncharacterized protein LOC142631886 isoform X2 — translation MRRDQDMDNWNYEEEKVFSKFGSDEEAGNQIPTQAQTIVEGSAAVLMSEFKPVPDVDYLQELLAIQQQGPRSIGFFGTRNMGFMHQELIEILSYAMVITKNHIYTSGASGTNAAVIRGALRAERPELLTVILPQSLKKQPPESQELLSKVKNVIEKPHNDHLPLLEASRLCNMDIISHVQQVICFAFHDSKLLMETCQEAKNMRKIVTLFYLD, via the exons ATGAGAAGAGATCAAGACATGGATAATTGGAACTATGAAGAGGAGAAGGTGTTTAGCAAGTTTGGTTCAGATGAAGAGGCTGGCAATCAAATTCCAACTCAAGCCCAAACTATTGTAGAAGGATCAGCGGCAGTTCTGATGTCAGAGTTTAAACCTGTTCCAGATGTAGATTATCTACAG GAGCTATTGGCTATTCAGCAACAAGGGCCAAGATCTATTGGTTTTTTTGGGACAAGGAATATGGGTTTCATGCATCAAGAACTTATTGAGATTCTTAGCTATGCTATGGTTATAACC AAGAATCACATTTATACATCAGGAGCATCTGGAACTAATGCAGCTGTCATCAGAGGTGCTTTAAGAGCTGAGAGGCCAGAGCTGCTTACAGTGATTTTGCCTCAAAGTTTGAAAAAGCAACCTCCTGAGAGCCAGGAGTTATTATCGAAA GTGAAGAATGTGATAGAGAAGCCTCACAATGATCATCTACCCCTATTAGAAGCCAGCAg GTTGTGCAACATGGATATCATTTCACATGTACAACAAGTCATTTGCTTTGCATTCCATGACAGTAAGTTGCTTATGGAAACCTGTCAAGAGGCCAAAAATATGCGCAAGATCGTGACCCTCTTCTACTTGGACTAG